A window of the Mannheimia granulomatis genome harbors these coding sequences:
- a CDS encoding trimeric intracellular cation channel family protein codes for MFSSLIPEFPWSFLFVQDLIGTIVFAISGAIAARQHKMDIFGMFVLAFVTGVGGGTLRDMMIGSTPVFWMKQPIYVLMITLAVVITAIFRNQISRKSWQTGLLVFDAIGLGVFTVIGVQKGLDFGLHPLICIALGAVTGCFGGVIRDILRNEVLIVLQKEVYVTASLIGGVIFVMANSLGLESDWVYLTTVATVITIRLLAIRFNLNLPKV; via the coding sequence ATGTTTAGTAGTCTAATCCCCGAATTTCCTTGGTCGTTTTTATTCGTGCAGGATTTAATTGGTACTATTGTGTTTGCCATTTCAGGGGCTATCGCGGCCCGCCAGCATAAAATGGATATTTTCGGCATGTTTGTGCTGGCATTTGTAACCGGTGTTGGTGGTGGCACATTGCGAGATATGATGATTGGCTCGACTCCCGTGTTTTGGATGAAACAGCCGATTTATGTGTTGATGATTACTTTGGCAGTAGTTATCACTGCCATTTTCCGTAATCAAATTTCCCGCAAAAGTTGGCAAACAGGGTTGTTAGTATTTGATGCAATTGGACTGGGCGTTTTTACTGTTATTGGCGTGCAAAAAGGGTTGGATTTCGGCTTGCATCCTCTGATTTGTATCGCGCTTGGTGCGGTAACAGGCTGCTTTGGTGGCGTAATTCGCGATATTTTACGCAATGAGGTGCTGATTGTTCTACAAAAAGAAGTGTATGTGACGGCAAGTTTGATTGGTGGTGTGATTTTTGTAATGGCCAACTCATTGGGGCTGGAAAGCGATTGGGTTTATTTAACAACGGTTGCTACTGTAATTACTATTCGCTTACTGGCAATCCGCTTTAATTTGAATTTGCCGAAGGTATAA
- the rsxD gene encoding electron transport complex subunit RsxD, giving the protein MFKMVSSPHTHSSNLTANFMLWVIAMMLPALGVQLYYFGFGVLIQTLLAISLAIVIEIIIAKLRKKKTAFYLSDLSGILTAMILAMSIPPYAPYWVVLIGVIVALLLAKHSYGGLGQNLFNPAMVGYALLLVSFPVQMTSWMVPTHLLSEPPMFADAISLIFKGVSTDGFSAYQLVNSVDGIAQATPLDSMKSNGHKLGFEAVMASPIFSGLFATGWFQLNIAFLFGGLVLIYKRIIHWQIPVSMLTVFLLLSLVTELFSNNLHLHPITHLFSGAMMFGAFFIATDPVTASITPKGKLIFGSLVGLLMYVIRYYGNYPDAIAFSVLLANICVPLIDHYTQPRLYGTKLDKR; this is encoded by the coding sequence ATGTTTAAAATGGTCAGTTCCCCCCATACGCATTCAAGCAATCTGACAGCAAATTTTATGTTGTGGGTAATTGCGATGATGCTACCTGCTTTAGGGGTTCAGCTTTATTATTTTGGGTTTGGAGTTCTCATTCAAACGCTATTAGCGATTAGTCTTGCAATAGTGATTGAAATCATTATTGCAAAATTACGCAAAAAAAAGACCGCTTTCTATTTATCGGATTTATCCGGCATTTTAACAGCGATGATTTTAGCGATGTCAATTCCACCTTATGCTCCTTACTGGGTAGTTTTGATTGGGGTAATAGTCGCATTATTATTAGCAAAACATAGCTATGGTGGTTTAGGGCAGAATTTGTTTAATCCTGCAATGGTAGGATACGCTTTATTATTGGTTTCTTTTCCTGTTCAAATGACATCTTGGATGGTGCCAACTCATTTGCTCAGTGAACCACCAATGTTTGCAGACGCAATATCGCTTATTTTTAAGGGAGTAAGCACTGATGGCTTTAGTGCATATCAGCTAGTAAATAGTGTAGATGGTATTGCTCAAGCGACACCTTTAGATAGTATGAAAAGCAATGGCCATAAATTGGGTTTTGAGGCTGTGATGGCAAGCCCGATTTTTAGTGGATTATTTGCAACAGGTTGGTTTCAACTGAATATTGCCTTTTTATTTGGTGGGTTAGTTCTGATTTATAAGCGAATTATTCATTGGCAAATTCCTGTTTCAATGCTGACGGTATTTTTATTGTTGAGTTTGGTAACAGAACTTTTTTCTAATAATCTACACTTACATCCAATTACTCATCTGTTTAGCGGAGCGATGATGTTTGGTGCATTTTTTATTGCAACAGATCCTGTTACCGCCTCGATTACACCTAAAGGAAAGTTAATTTTCGGCAGTTTGGTTGGTTTGTTGATGTATGTAATTCGTTATTATGGCAATTACCCGGATGCGATAGCGTTTTCAGTCTTGTTGGCAAATATCTGTGTGCCTTTAATCGACCATTATACGCAGCCAAGACTATACGGTACAAAATTGGATAAAAGATAA
- the rsxG gene encoding electron transport complex subunit RsxG → MNTSKVTLKYALILGVIALLCTAVSTGVYLLTKGKIDDVTAMQQRKLLEEVVPRTHFDNDVLATCKVVKLEHAPYLNRIYFAKKSENLTAYLIQGTAPDGYSGNIVLLMGIQPNGNVLGVRTLEHKETPGLGDKIETRISNWILSFTNKLFSLENEADWNVKKDGGQFDQFTGATITPRAVVNNVRQSAKWVITELAQNPAMLAQFQSCK, encoded by the coding sequence ATGAATACTTCAAAAGTTACTTTGAAATATGCCTTAATTTTAGGTGTGATTGCGTTGCTTTGTACGGCGGTTTCTACCGGTGTGTATTTGCTTACAAAAGGCAAAATTGATGATGTTACCGCAATGCAGCAACGCAAGTTATTAGAAGAAGTCGTGCCGAGAACACATTTTGATAATGATGTATTAGCCACTTGTAAAGTGGTTAAGCTAGAGCATGCGCCTTATTTAAATCGTATTTATTTTGCAAAAAAATCGGAAAATCTAACCGCTTACCTTATTCAAGGCACTGCTCCTGATGGTTATTCGGGCAATATTGTGCTGCTAATGGGGATTCAGCCAAATGGCAATGTATTAGGTGTTCGTACCCTTGAGCATAAAGAAACACCAGGCTTAGGCGATAAAATTGAGACCCGTATTTCAAATTGGATTTTATCTTTTACTAATAAATTATTTAGTTTGGAAAATGAAGCCGATTGGAATGTTAAAAAAGATGGTGGGCAATTTGATCAATTTACCGGGGCGACTATTACTCCTCGTGCGGTAGTGAATAACGTTCGCCAAAGTGCGAAATGGGTGATTACTGAATTAGCACAAAATCCGGCAATGCTTGCGCAATTTCAATCTTGTAAATAA
- a CDS encoding electron transport complex subunit E: METDNQIPVLNVEAEPKQVSVWKNLFTEGVWKNNGALVQLLGLCPLLAVSNSVTNALGLGLATMFVLICTNLTISLFRKVIPHDIRIPIYVMVIATVVTAVQLLMNAFAFPVYQSLGIFIPLIVTNCIVIGRAEAYASKNEVKLSAFDGFAMGLGMTLSLVVLGALREVIGNGTLFDGLDLLLGDWAKALRIDVLHIDSGLLLAILPPGAFIGLGVILAVKNIIDRK, translated from the coding sequence ATGGAAACAGATAATCAAATTCCTGTGCTGAATGTAGAAGCTGAGCCTAAACAAGTTTCGGTGTGGAAAAACCTATTTACTGAAGGTGTTTGGAAAAATAACGGGGCGTTAGTCCAATTACTCGGGCTTTGCCCGCTACTTGCAGTTTCAAATAGTGTAACCAATGCGTTAGGATTAGGCCTGGCAACTATGTTTGTGTTGATTTGTACTAATCTGACAATTTCGCTTTTCCGAAAAGTGATCCCCCATGATATTCGCATCCCGATTTATGTTATGGTGATTGCAACGGTAGTAACTGCGGTTCAATTACTAATGAATGCTTTTGCATTTCCTGTGTATCAATCATTGGGGATTTTTATTCCGCTGATTGTTACCAATTGTATTGTGATTGGTAGAGCAGAGGCTTACGCTTCAAAAAATGAGGTTAAACTCTCTGCTTTTGATGGCTTTGCAATGGGATTAGGGATGACATTAAGTTTGGTTGTTCTAGGGGCATTGCGTGAGGTAATCGGCAACGGAACTTTATTTGACGGATTAGATTTATTGCTGGGTGATTGGGCAAAAGCACTCCGTATAGATGTGCTGCATATTGATTCCGGATTATTATTAGCTATTTTACCACCGGGAGCTTTTATTGGGCTTGGGGTGATTTTGGCTGTGAAGAATATTATTGATAGGAAGTAG
- the lpxM gene encoding lauroyl-Kdo(2)-lipid IV(A) myristoyltransferase (LpxM is lauroyl-Kdo(2)-lipid IV(A) myristoyltransferase, an enzyme characterized in Escherichia coli and involved in biosynthesis of the form of lipid A found in that species and some closely related species.), with translation MTRITAQDGYTHKFLWSFLHPRYWGVWLGVFGLVILAYVPARLRDKFSGWIGKMAYQYLKKKNKKGYHRAKVNLRYCFPHWDEQKREEVIERMFVTVAQTMLAIGETAIRPVSYLQKRCEFSGFEHVVKAKESGKNVIMLVPHTWSIDMAGVAMFSLGYPMTSMYNPHRNALVDWLWNITRERLGGRMHTRQNGIKAFLADVRKGDVGYFLPDEDFGEELSVYVDFFATEKATLPGLNKMARVANAEVIPMFSIYNAEKAVYEMEILPPLEFSGDPNQSAREMNRVIEYFVEKNPEQYVWILRLLKTRRNGEDIYAN, from the coding sequence ATGACACGAATTACCGCCCAAGACGGCTATACGCACAAATTCTTATGGTCTTTTCTGCACCCGAGATATTGGGGAGTGTGGTTAGGGGTGTTTGGATTGGTGATTTTAGCCTATGTGCCGGCTCGTTTGCGGGATAAGTTTTCCGGTTGGATTGGGAAAATGGCTTACCAATATCTTAAAAAGAAAAATAAAAAAGGCTATCATCGAGCAAAAGTGAATTTGCGTTACTGCTTTCCTCATTGGGATGAGCAAAAACGAGAAGAAGTGATTGAACGGATGTTTGTTACTGTGGCGCAAACCATGCTTGCCATTGGTGAAACCGCTATTCGCCCTGTTTCTTATTTACAAAAACGCTGCGAGTTTTCCGGCTTTGAGCATGTTGTTAAAGCAAAAGAGAGCGGGAAAAACGTAATTATGCTTGTACCACATACGTGGTCGATTGATATGGCAGGCGTTGCAATGTTCTCTTTAGGTTATCCTATGACTTCCATGTACAATCCACACCGCAATGCGTTAGTCGATTGGTTATGGAATATTACTCGAGAGCGTTTAGGTGGGCGAATGCACACCCGTCAAAATGGTATTAAAGCGTTTTTGGCAGATGTGCGTAAAGGTGATGTCGGTTATTTTTTGCCGGATGAAGATTTTGGCGAAGAGTTAAGCGTCTATGTGGATTTCTTTGCGACCGAAAAAGCGACTTTACCGGGCTTAAATAAAATGGCGAGAGTGGCGAATGCAGAGGTTATCCCAATGTTTTCCATTTACAATGCCGAAAAAGCAGTTTATGAAATGGAAATTCTCCCTCCCCTTGAATTTTCGGGCGACCCTAACCAATCAGCTCGTGAAATGAACCGAGTGATTGAATATTTTGTTGAGAAAAACCCAGAGCAATATGTTTGGATTTTACGTTTGCTTAAAACCAGACGTAACGGGGAAGATATTTACGCAAATTAA